One region of Carya illinoinensis cultivar Pawnee chromosome 8, C.illinoinensisPawnee_v1, whole genome shotgun sequence genomic DNA includes:
- the LOC122318711 gene encoding uncharacterized protein LOC122318711, whose translation MDDSCAVCAESLEWVAYGPCGHREVCSTCVARLRFICEDLTCCICKTHSDVVFVTKALGDYTRMINDFSVLPSQVREGRVGSYWYHEDTQAFFDDMDHYKMIKAMCRLSCSVCDKMEGQPNDGSKRRANFRNIEQLKGHLFHQHKLLMCSLCLEGRKIFICEQKLYTRAQLNQHISTGDSEVDGSESERGGFTGHPMCEFCRSPFYGENELYSHMSTEHYTCHICQRQHPGHYEYYKNYDDLEIHFRQEHFLCEDEACLAKKFIVFPSEEALKRHNALEHGGRMSRSKRNAALQIPTSFRYRRNNEQDRRRGRGRAFQLNSSESQLSMAIEASLETANADRTSHDPSSSSSLQVASDPVDASDIDAIVHPFDSLATTDSESSVRYLQALGSSRNASLVESSFPPLPKAPKSRRQKPKPGSEDFPSNSMAAHLRRQRNVSVLNSAQAWPAASRGSLPLASASTQSRPTSNAAPVPSRSSGQSSTASSNGLATSSYASLAQARPTHALLSVGSRDSGNAERISHSASAPDLVERGSVEPSISDFPPVSAAQRHKLSTSSQASLNVENVQTANRSLVEKIRATLEFDEDKYTYFKDISGRYRQGTIDTGRYLDYVRQFGLSHLVPELARLCPDAQKQKELVETYNASLQSNVPQANGWGTGNAHLKDSKGSKKGKGKSVAVEDSNSKERLANSILGAVKQLQSTFKPLEEDAEVLSKDGYRASRGKSKVSMDDQRVELNTGSQPLMKPLDQNNSQSTGSISDQNVGDGVGGSKQRKKTPKFLRARLGDGSVASLLDPKNKDSDSNSEAMNESLDGNQNSNGGLPVRGVWRNRGGHKLFP comes from the exons ATGGACGATAGCTGTGCGGTGTGCGCCGAATCTCTCGAATGGGTGGCCTACGGGCCCTGTGGGCATCGGGAGGTCTGCTCCACCTGCGTCGCTCGGCTCCGCTTCATCTGCGAGGATCTCACTTGTTGCATCTGCAAGACCCATTCCGATGTTGTTTTCGTCACCAAG GCCTTAGGAGATTATACAAGGATGATtaatgacttttcagttttaccATCCCAAGTAAGAGAGGGGAGAGTGGGATCATACTGGTACCACGAGGATACACAAGCATTTTTTGATGACATGGACCACTACAAGATGATCAAGGCAATGTGCAGGCTTTCATGTAGTGTATGTGATAAGATGGAGGGGCAACCAAATGATGGCTCAAAGCGCCGGGCGAATTTTAGGAACATTGAGCAGTTGAAGGGTCACTTATTCCATCAACACAAGTTGCTTATGTGCAGTCTTTGTTTGGAAGGAAGGAAG ATATTTATTTGTGAGCAAAAGCTCTATACTAGAGCGCAATTGAATCAGCATATAAGCACAGGGGACTCCGAGGTGGATGGAAGTGAGAGTGAAAGAGGTGGTTTTACAGGGCATCCTATGTGTGAATTTTGCAGAAGCCCATTCTATGGGGAAAACGAACTGTACTCACACATGTCTACCGAACATTACACCTGTCATATATGCCAaag GCAGCATCCAGGACACTATGAATATTATAAGAATTATGATGACCTAGAG ATCCACTTCCGTCAAGAGCATTTCTTGTGTGAAGATGAGGCCTGTCTTGCCAAGAAGTTTATTGTCTTTCCATCCGAAGAAGCCTTGAAG AGACATAATGCTCTTGAGCATGGAGGACGAATGTCGCGCTCGAAACGTAATGCTGCTCTGCAG ATACCAACTAGCTTTCGATATCGACGAAATAACGAACAAGATCGCCGTCGTGGAAGAGGACGGGCATTTCAACTCAATTCTTCTGAAAGTCAGCTTTCTATGGCCATTGAAGCAAGTTTGGAGACTGCTAATGCAGATCGTACATCTCACgatccatcatcatcatccagtTTGCAAGTTGCTTCAGATCCTGTAGATGCAAGTGATATTGATGCAATCGTTCACCCATTTGATTCATTAGCTACAACAGATTCTGAATCATCTGTGAGATACCTTCAAGCCTTGGGAAGCTCTAGGAATGCTTCTTTGGTTGAATCTTCCTTTCCTCCCCTCCCCAAGGCACCCAAAAGCAGGcggcaaaaaccaaaaccaggCTCAGAAGATTTTCCTAGTAACTCTATGGCAGCACATCTTCGCCGCCAAAGAAATGTGAGTGTTCTTAATTCAGCTCAGGCATGGCCAGCTGCAAGTCGCGGGTCTCTGCCCCTAGCAAGTGCTTCAACCCAATCTAGACCTACATCAAATGCAGCACCTGTACCATCACGTAGTTCTGGGCAGTCTAGTACGGCCTCTAGCAACGGGCTAGCAACATCTAGTTATGCAAGTTTGGCTCAAGCTCGGCCAACTCATGCACTTCTATCAGTTGGCTCAAGGGACTCGGGTAACGCTGAAAGGATCAGCCACTCCGCGTCAGCCCCAGATCTTGTGGAGCGTGGTTCTGTAGAACCTTCAATTTCTGATTTCCCTCCAGTTTCTGCAGCACAACGGCACAAGTTGTCCACGAGTAGCCAGGCATCGTTAAATGTGGAGAATGTTCAGACTGCAAACCGGTCTTTGGTAGAAAAGATTCGTGCTACCCTTGAATTTGATGAAGACAAATACACATACTTTAAAGACATATCTGGACGGTATCGCCAGGGTACAATTGACACAGGAAGATATCTGGATTATGTGCGGCAGTTTGGCCTGTCACATCTTGTTCCGGAGTTGGCCCGTCTCTGTCCTGATGCACAGAAACAGAAAGAGCTTGTTGAGACCTATAATGCTAGTTTGCAAAGCAATGTTCCACAAGCTAATGGTTGGGGAACCGGCAATGCCCACCTAAAAGATAGCAAAGGGTCTAAGAAAGGTAAAGGGAAGTCTGTGGCTGTTGAAGACAGTAATTCAAAGGAAAGATTAGCAAATAGCATTTTAGGCGCTGTAAAGCAACTGCAATCGACGTTCAAGCCCTTAGAAGAAGACGCAGAGGTGTTATCTAAGGATGGTTACCGTGCTTCCAGAGGCAAATCAAAGGTTTCAATGGATGACCAGCGTGTGGAGCTAAATACTGGTAGTCAACCCTTAATGAAGCCGCTGGATCAGAATAATTCCCAATCAACTGGTAGTATATCTGATCAGAATGTAGGGGACGGTGTTGGAGGGAGTAAGCAACGAAAGAAAACCCCAAAGTTCCTCAGAGCTCGATTGGGTGATGGATCTGTGGCGTCACTTTTGGATCCCAAAAATAAAGATTCTGACTCGAATTCAGAAGCAATGAATGAGAGTTTAGATGGAAACCAAAACTCCAATGGTGGGTTGCCTGTGCGTGGTGTTTGGCGAAATAGAGGTGGCCATAAGCTCTTCCCTTAG
- the LOC122319311 gene encoding uncharacterized protein LOC122319311: protein MALVVYWYDFVCFGIVGIAFCGSLWVIWRKEGGSRCDENTVYESLLVAIPESRDVYVSALPKGHVSTSQLWTSCWRGVHPSWLLATRFVSFLIMAGFLTCDILDWNAESVFMFYTEWTFALVMVYFALGTIVSGYGCWLSSQTPLSENGTSEFLRRDLEESGTTNSISYREKVIEGTIKLQSHYAEEEFQRRAGFWGYLMQVAYQTCGGAVILTDIVFWCVIVPFLSIAHVRLNLLMGCMHALNAFFLLLDTSLNSLPFPWFRIAYFIIWSCVYVVFQWVIHACGFTWWPYPFIELDTPWAPLWYFAFAVLHIPCYGIYALIIKAKNSILPRLFPHYFIRSR from the exons ATGGCACTGGTAGTATACTggtatgattttgtttgttttgggattGTTGGGATTGCCTTCTGTGGTTCCTTATGGGTGATATGGAGGAAGGAAGGCGGCTCAAGATGCGATGAAAACACAGTTTATGAGAGCCTTCTGGTGGCTATACCTGAAAGTCGTGATGTCTATGTGAGTGCACTCCCAAAGGGTCATGTCAGCACCTCCCAGCTATGGACCAGTTGCTGGCGAGGGGTGCACCCCAGCTGGCTCTTAGCTACTCGTTTTGTATCCTTTCTGATCATGGCAGGGTTTCTTACTTGTGATATTTTGGACTGGAATGCTGAATCTGTCTTTATGTTCTACACCGA GTGGACATTTGCATTAGTTATGGTCTATTTTGCA CTTGGTACCATTGTATCTGGATATGGATGCTGGCTATCCTCACAAACGCCTCTGTCTGAAAATGGGACAAGTGAGTTTCTGAGAAGGGATTTGGAAGAGAGTGGAAccacaaactccatttcttACAGGGAAAAAGTGATTGAGGGTACCATCAAGCTGCAAAGCCACTATGCTGAAGAGGAATTTCAGAGAAGAGCAGGATTTTGGGGATATTTAATGCAAGTTGCATATCAG ACTTGTGGAGGTGCTGTTATACTTACAGACATTGTGTTTTGGTGTGTCATCGTCCCATTTTTATCAATTGCACATGTTCGCTTAAACCTG TTGATGGGTTGCATGCATGCTTTGAATGCTTTTTTCCTACTTCTGGATACCTCACTCAATAGCCTT CCATTTCCTTGGTTCCGGATTGCATATTTTATCATCTGGAGCTGTGTCTATGTTGTTTTCCAGTGGGTTATTCACGCCTGTGGTTTTACATG GTGGCCTTATCCCTTCATCGAGCTGGATACACCCTGGGCTCCTTTATG GTACTTTGCCTTCGCTGTGCTCCACATCCCCTGTTATGGGATATATGCACTGATCATTAAAGCGAAAAACTCGATTCTCCCCAGACTGTTTCCCCATTATTTTATAAGGTCACGTTAG